The following coding sequences lie in one Klebsiella huaxiensis genomic window:
- the mpaA gene encoding murein tripeptide amidase MpaA, with protein MPVSRPRPQRGAFPPGTQRYGQSHLGAPLLWFPAPLADSRSGLILAGTHGDENSSIVTLSCALRTLKPELRRHHVVLAVNPDGCQLGLRANARGIDLNRNFPAANWKEGETVYRWNSAAEQRDVVLLTGEKPGSEPETQALCELIHQTHPAWVVSFHDPLACIEDPGHSELGRWLADAFTLPLVGSVGYETPGSFGSWCADIGLPCITAEFPPISADEATDKYLSAMINLLHWHPQR; from the coding sequence ATGCCCGTTTCTCGTCCTCGCCCTCAACGCGGCGCTTTTCCGCCGGGAACCCAGCGCTACGGCCAGTCTCATCTCGGCGCACCGCTGCTGTGGTTCCCTGCACCGCTGGCCGATAGCCGCAGCGGTTTAATTCTTGCCGGCACCCACGGCGATGAAAACTCATCAATCGTCACCCTCTCCTGCGCGTTACGCACGCTCAAACCGGAGCTGCGCCGTCATCACGTGGTGCTGGCGGTGAATCCCGACGGCTGTCAGCTAGGATTACGCGCCAACGCACGTGGTATCGACCTGAACCGAAATTTTCCGGCGGCGAACTGGAAGGAAGGCGAAACGGTTTACCGCTGGAACAGCGCGGCAGAGCAGCGTGATGTGGTTCTGCTCACTGGCGAAAAACCCGGTTCAGAGCCAGAAACCCAGGCGCTGTGCGAACTGATCCACCAGACCCATCCCGCCTGGGTCGTTTCATTTCACGATCCGCTGGCCTGCATTGAAGATCCCGGCCACAGCGAGCTGGGACGCTGGCTCGCCGATGCCTTTACTTTGCCGCTGGTGGGCAGCGTCGGCTATGAAACGCCCGGCTCCTTTGGCAGCTGGTGCGCCGATATCGGCCTGCCGTGCATTACCGCCGAATTTCCGCCGATATCCGCCGACGAGGCCACGGATAAATACCTGTCGGCAATGATTAACCTGCTGCACTGGCACCCTCAAAGATGA
- the tyrR gene encoding transcriptional regulator TyrR: protein MRLEVFCEDRLGLTRELLDLLVLRGIDLRGIDIDPIGRIYLNFAELEFANFSSLMAEIRRIAGVTDVRTVPWMPSEREHLALSALLVAMPEPVLSLDTRGKVELANPASCQLFAQSQDKLRSHPVAQLITDFNVQRWLENSPQESHAEHVVVNGQNFLLEITPVYLEGEHGERVLTGAVVMLRSTVRMGRQLQTMTIQDTSAFSQILAVGPKMRHVVEQARKLAMLSAPLLIVGDTGTGKDLLAQACHLASPRAGKPYLALNCGSIPEDAVESELFGDAIQGKKGFFEQATGGSVLLDEIGEMSPRMQTKLLRFLNDGTFRRVGEDHEVHVDVRVICATQKNLVELVQKGLFREDLYYRLNVLTLYLPPLRDCPQDIMPLTELFVARFADEQGIPRPKLSADLNSVLTRYSWPGNVRQLKNAVYRALTQLDGFELRPQDILLPDHDVASLPVGEEAMEGSLDDITRRFERSVLTQLYRNFPSTRKLAKRLGVSHTAIANKLREYGLSQKKGDE, encoded by the coding sequence ATGCGTCTTGAAGTCTTTTGTGAAGACCGTCTTGGTCTGACTCGTGAATTACTCGATTTATTGGTGCTGCGGGGTATCGATCTGCGCGGTATCGATATCGACCCTATTGGCCGAATTTATCTCAATTTCGCCGAACTGGAGTTTGCCAACTTCAGCAGCCTGATGGCGGAAATTCGCCGTATTGCTGGAGTGACCGACGTGCGTACCGTGCCGTGGATGCCATCAGAACGTGAACATCTCGCACTTAGCGCACTGCTGGTGGCGATGCCGGAACCGGTGCTGTCTCTGGACACCAGGGGGAAAGTTGAACTGGCTAACCCGGCCAGCTGTCAGCTGTTTGCCCAGAGCCAGGACAAGCTACGCAGCCATCCGGTCGCCCAGCTCATTACCGATTTTAACGTGCAGCGTTGGCTGGAAAATAGCCCGCAGGAATCGCATGCTGAGCATGTTGTGGTTAACGGACAGAATTTCCTGCTGGAAATCACCCCGGTCTATCTGGAAGGTGAGCACGGCGAACGAGTGCTCACCGGTGCGGTGGTAATGCTGCGTTCGACGGTCCGCATGGGCCGACAGCTGCAAACCATGACCATTCAGGATACCAGCGCCTTTAGTCAGATCCTCGCCGTTGGTCCAAAAATGCGCCATGTCGTGGAGCAGGCCCGCAAGCTGGCAATGCTTAGCGCGCCGCTGCTGATCGTTGGCGATACCGGTACCGGCAAAGATCTGCTGGCTCAAGCCTGTCATCTGGCCAGCCCGCGAGCAGGAAAACCCTATCTGGCGCTGAACTGCGGCTCTATTCCGGAAGACGCGGTGGAAAGCGAGCTATTTGGCGATGCGATTCAGGGTAAAAAAGGCTTCTTCGAGCAGGCGACCGGCGGCTCGGTGCTGCTGGATGAGATCGGTGAGATGTCGCCGAGAATGCAGACTAAATTGCTGCGTTTCCTCAACGATGGTACCTTCCGCCGCGTTGGTGAAGATCATGAGGTTCACGTCGACGTACGCGTGATCTGCGCCACCCAGAAAAACCTGGTGGAGCTGGTGCAGAAAGGACTTTTCCGTGAAGATCTCTATTATCGTCTCAACGTTCTGACCCTGTATCTGCCGCCGCTGCGCGACTGCCCGCAGGATATCATGCCGTTGACCGAACTGTTCGTGGCGCGCTTTGCCGATGAGCAGGGGATCCCGCGTCCTAAACTCTCTGCGGATTTGAATAGCGTATTGACGCGTTATAGCTGGCCGGGCAACGTGCGCCAGCTCAAGAACGCGGTTTATCGCGCGCTGACGCAGTTGGATGGGTTTGAACTGCGTCCGCAGGATATCCTGTTACCGGATCACGATGTGGCCTCCTTGCCTGTGGGCGAAGAAGCGATGGAAGGTTCGCTGGATGACATCACTCGCCGCTTTGAGCGCTCTGTGCTCACCCAGCTTTATCGCAACTTCCCCAGCACGCGTAAACTGGCTAAACGCCTTGGCGTCTCGCATACCGCGATAGCGAATAAGCTACGCGAATATGGTTTAAGCCAGAAAAAAGGCGACGAGTAA
- a CDS encoding peptide ABC transporter substrate-binding protein: MKYPVTLTCGALWLASVSSLSWAADVPPGTVLAEKQVLVRHIKDEPATLDPAKAVGLPEIQVIRDLFEGLVNQDAKGNLIPGVATRWQSNDNRVWTFTLRDNARWSDGTPVTAEDFVYSWRRLVDPKTTSPFAWFAALAGISNAQNIIDGKAAPDSLGVTAVDARTLRVQLDKPLPWFSNLTASFAFYPVQKANVESGDNWTRPGNLVGNGAYVLKDRVVNEKLVVVPNTHYWDNAKTVIQQVTFVPINQESAATKRYLAGDIDITESFPKNLYQKLLKDIPGQVYTPPQLGTYYYAFNTQKGPTADERVRLALSMTIDRRLMAEKILGTGEKPAWRFTPDVTAGFTPQPVQIESMSQAELNAQAKALLQAAGYGPNRPLKLTLLYNTSENHQKIAIAVASMWKKNLGVDVKLQNQEWKTYIDSRNTGNFDVIRASWVGDYNEPSTFLSLLTSTHSGNISRFNDPAYDKILTQAALENSEKARNDDYNAAEKIIMAKAPIAPIYQYTNGRLIKPWLKGYPITNPEDVAYSRTMYIEKH, encoded by the coding sequence ATGAAGTATCCTGTCACATTGACATGCGGCGCGCTGTGGTTAGCCAGCGTTTCCTCTCTTTCCTGGGCGGCTGATGTCCCGCCTGGCACCGTATTAGCCGAAAAACAGGTGCTGGTGCGGCACATTAAAGATGAGCCTGCCACATTAGATCCCGCTAAAGCCGTTGGCCTGCCCGAAATTCAGGTGATCCGCGATCTCTTTGAAGGTTTAGTCAATCAGGACGCGAAAGGCAACCTGATTCCTGGCGTGGCGACTCGCTGGCAGAGCAATGATAACCGCGTCTGGACCTTCACCCTGCGTGACAACGCCCGCTGGTCCGACGGCACGCCGGTGACGGCAGAGGATTTTGTCTATAGCTGGCGGCGGCTGGTGGACCCAAAAACGACTTCGCCGTTCGCCTGGTTTGCCGCACTGGCGGGCATCAGCAACGCGCAAAATATTATTGATGGTAAAGCCGCGCCGGATAGCCTCGGCGTCACCGCGGTGGATGCGCGGACCCTGCGCGTGCAACTGGATAAACCGCTGCCGTGGTTCAGCAATCTGACGGCCAGTTTCGCCTTTTATCCTGTGCAGAAAGCCAATGTGGAAAGCGGTGATAACTGGACGCGCCCGGGTAATCTGGTCGGTAACGGCGCGTATGTTTTAAAAGATCGCGTGGTGAATGAAAAGCTGGTGGTGGTTCCCAATACGCACTATTGGGATAACGCCAAAACGGTTATTCAGCAGGTTACGTTTGTGCCGATCAACCAGGAGTCGGCGGCGACCAAGCGCTATCTGGCGGGCGATATTGATATCACCGAGTCATTCCCGAAAAACCTGTATCAAAAGCTGTTGAAGGACATTCCGGGACAGGTCTATACCCCGCCGCAGCTTGGCACTTATTACTATGCGTTTAACACGCAAAAAGGGCCAACTGCCGATGAGCGTGTGCGCCTGGCGCTGAGCATGACGATTGACCGTCGTCTGATGGCAGAGAAAATTCTGGGAACCGGCGAGAAACCGGCCTGGCGCTTTACCCCGGATGTCACCGCAGGCTTCACTCCGCAGCCGGTGCAAATTGAGAGCATGAGTCAGGCCGAGCTGAATGCTCAGGCGAAAGCGCTGCTGCAGGCGGCGGGCTACGGCCCAAACCGCCCGCTGAAGCTGACTCTGCTGTATAACACCTCGGAAAATCATCAGAAAATCGCTATTGCGGTGGCGTCGATGTGGAAGAAAAATCTTGGCGTTGACGTGAAGCTGCAAAATCAGGAGTGGAAGACCTATATCGACAGTCGAAATACCGGCAATTTCGATGTGATCCGCGCCTCGTGGGTAGGGGATTACAATGAACCATCGACATTCTTGTCGCTACTGACCTCAACCCATAGCGGCAATATTTCGCGCTTTAACGATCCGGCCTATGACAAGATCCTGACCCAGGCAGCGTTGGAAAACTCAGAAAAAGCGCGCAACGATGATTACAACGCAGCGGAAAAAATCATTATGGCGAAAGCGCCTATCGCGCCGATTTATCAATACACCAACGGGCGTCTGATTAAACCGTGGCTGAAAGGATATCCGATAACCAATCCGGAAGACGTGGCATACAGCCGCACGATGTATATCGAGA
- a CDS encoding PEP/pyruvate-binding domain-containing protein: MRTEDSMIFTFHDPHASEVTLSGGKGANLARLTAGGLPVPPGLIVSASAYQLFLAPLREQIQTLLQQYDDFGVCSREIQALIRRQALPEALCAAVTQRLDALGAKDWNVAVRSSATFEDLPGAAFAGQHDTLLNMRGADAILNAVRECYVSLWHEHAMRYRAHLQLVHLDAAMAVVIQQMVEMTESDAAGVAFSIDPVRGELEQVLINACFGLGESVVGGEREVDEYRVAMPQGEVTERSIGQKKTILLKDSQGVHDVVLPASRQSQSSLSDEQCLTVASVARQAQAFFGFPQDIEWAFSGASFYLLQSRLVTFVPERWTRDESAERFPNAVTPLTWDLVEEGFHESLNFSFSLMGLPGFGGKWFAVKECYVYGNQNAVELYAGRMPGGISSLEQLRAALPTLAKRYTWVQELPIRWMRDLDTYLLEIGALMREPLASYTLAQCWDYLLRVRDAGKRYFLPNIAISLTQRTLYAVLYQILQMSMPAAEAKSMFDLLLSVAETKTGQVNAELWALSRQVRNEPELLREFADTPSLALVSRLSAYPAFDTDFNQFLQRHGHRELDFDAYYPTWLEAPHIVLDQLKMLVELPDDDLAAQALNGKLAASAAQHAWLAQVPEDLRYFVEEVTRLARVYTWLDDLEHYQTTRLTLPFRSGVREMGERLTAAGILQEADDLYFASFADLDAAVAQNAFEDLTAQVHANKSAWQAAKQRSPSWNLGEDDAIPELPQGEGLQGMAGSPGEVEGEVFLVHGPEEFAAFPKGAILVARTTNPAWTSLFYRASGVITESGGPLSHGAVTARELQLPAVMSVRGVMTLLENGMRVRVNGRTGVVDILR; this comes from the coding sequence ATGCGAACGGAAGACTCGATGATTTTTACCTTTCACGATCCGCACGCCAGCGAAGTGACGCTGAGCGGGGGGAAGGGGGCCAACCTCGCGCGTCTGACCGCAGGGGGCCTGCCGGTGCCGCCCGGTCTGATTGTGTCGGCTTCTGCTTACCAGCTGTTTCTGGCGCCGCTAAGAGAGCAAATCCAGACTCTACTGCAACAATATGACGATTTCGGCGTTTGCAGCCGCGAAATTCAGGCGCTCATTCGTCGACAAGCTTTGCCGGAAGCGCTATGCGCGGCGGTAACGCAACGGCTGGACGCGCTTGGGGCGAAGGACTGGAACGTTGCTGTGCGCTCTTCAGCGACGTTTGAAGATTTGCCCGGCGCGGCTTTCGCCGGACAGCACGATACCTTGCTCAATATGCGCGGTGCTGATGCGATCCTCAATGCGGTGCGCGAATGCTACGTTTCGTTATGGCATGAACACGCCATGCGCTATCGCGCACACCTACAGCTCGTTCACCTCGACGCTGCGATGGCGGTGGTGATCCAGCAGATGGTGGAGATGACGGAAAGCGATGCGGCCGGTGTAGCCTTTTCCATCGATCCGGTACGCGGGGAGCTGGAGCAAGTGTTGATTAACGCTTGCTTTGGATTAGGCGAGAGCGTTGTCGGCGGCGAGAGGGAGGTGGATGAATACCGCGTTGCCATGCCGCAGGGAGAAGTCACGGAACGTAGTATCGGACAAAAAAAGACGATTTTGCTCAAAGACAGCCAGGGCGTACACGATGTAGTCCTGCCCGCATCCCGGCAATCGCAGAGTTCCCTTAGCGATGAACAGTGTCTGACGGTGGCGAGCGTCGCCCGGCAGGCGCAGGCGTTCTTTGGTTTTCCCCAGGATATTGAATGGGCATTTTCCGGCGCTTCGTTCTATCTGCTGCAATCCCGTCTGGTCACGTTCGTGCCGGAACGCTGGACGCGCGATGAATCCGCTGAACGCTTCCCTAACGCGGTAACGCCGTTGACCTGGGATCTGGTAGAGGAAGGTTTCCATGAATCGCTCAACTTCTCTTTTTCCCTGATGGGCCTGCCTGGTTTTGGGGGTAAATGGTTCGCGGTAAAAGAGTGCTATGTCTATGGCAACCAGAATGCGGTGGAGCTGTATGCTGGCAGAATGCCCGGCGGCATCAGTTCGCTGGAGCAGCTGCGAGCGGCTCTGCCGACGCTGGCAAAGCGCTATACCTGGGTGCAGGAGTTGCCGATCCGCTGGATGCGCGATCTGGATACCTATCTGCTGGAAATCGGCGCGTTGATGCGCGAGCCGTTGGCTAGCTACACGCTGGCGCAGTGCTGGGATTATCTGTTGCGGGTACGCGATGCGGGTAAACGTTATTTCCTGCCTAATATTGCTATTTCCCTGACCCAGCGCACCTTGTATGCCGTGCTCTACCAGATCCTGCAAATGTCGATGCCTGCGGCAGAGGCCAAATCGATGTTCGATCTGTTGCTGTCGGTCGCCGAGACTAAAACCGGGCAAGTTAACGCTGAACTGTGGGCGCTATCGCGGCAGGTTCGTAACGAGCCTGAGCTGCTGCGGGAGTTCGCCGACACCCCGTCGCTGGCGCTTGTTTCGCGTCTTAGCGCGTATCCTGCGTTTGATACCGACTTCAACCAGTTCCTGCAACGCCACGGCCATCGTGAGCTGGATTTCGACGCTTATTATCCGACCTGGCTTGAAGCGCCGCATATTGTATTGGATCAGCTGAAAATGCTGGTGGAGCTGCCGGACGATGATTTGGCGGCGCAGGCGCTTAACGGCAAGCTGGCGGCTTCAGCGGCGCAGCACGCCTGGCTGGCTCAGGTGCCGGAAGATCTGCGCTACTTTGTTGAAGAGGTGACTCGCCTGGCGCGCGTTTATACCTGGCTGGACGACCTTGAGCATTATCAGACCACGCGTCTGACGCTGCCGTTCCGCAGCGGCGTGCGCGAGATGGGGGAGCGGCTGACGGCGGCGGGTATTCTGCAAGAAGCGGATGATCTCTATTTTGCGTCATTCGCCGATCTTGACGCTGCGGTGGCACAGAACGCTTTCGAAGATCTGACCGCGCAGGTGCACGCCAATAAGTCTGCCTGGCAGGCGGCGAAACAGCGCAGTCCGTCATGGAATCTTGGCGAAGATGATGCGATCCCCGAGTTGCCGCAGGGTGAGGGATTACAGGGGATGGCTGGCAGCCCTGGCGAGGTGGAAGGTGAGGTCTTTCTGGTTCATGGGCCGGAGGAGTTTGCCGCGTTTCCCAAAGGCGCGATTCTGGTGGCTCGTACGACTAATCCTGCATGGACCTCGCTGTTTTACCGCGCGAGCGGAGTGATCACCGAAAGCGGCGGACCGTTGTCACATGGAGCGGTCACCGCGCGGGAGTTGCAGCTTCCGGCAGTGATGAGCGTGCGCGGGGTCATGACGCTGCTGGAGAATGGGATGCGGGTCAGGGTGAACGGAAGAACGGGAGTGGTCGATATTTTGCGTTAA
- a CDS encoding phosphatase PAP2 family protein, whose amino-acid sequence MSLIKNTHFVGLASRNRPGYGIYLALIALISGLGIFSAWQLRDPQFIAPVIASVVVWLLLLQSMCSSSSRWRSWIGVLQFAASWLVFPLFKAIQLAMPRSMDARLLAGDRWLFGSGLTERLLGWERIWLSEVMSLCYLSFYFIILLPVLFCAFRRHELASRGFFYGLMLMYLFGFIGYLLVPAAGPYLAFPDVFSYPPQGGTLTALLVSLVASGGTGMDVFPSLHCGISLYVFGYLLLQRRYLCALLLSPLVAGLILATLYLRYHYGIDLIFGALLAFLVLVWLRRCGFSSRNNMIRKA is encoded by the coding sequence TTGAGCCTGATAAAGAACACCCATTTTGTCGGTTTGGCTTCCCGGAACCGTCCGGGGTATGGGATCTATTTAGCCCTGATCGCCTTGATTTCCGGGTTGGGGATTTTTTCCGCCTGGCAGCTGCGTGACCCCCAATTTATTGCGCCGGTAATCGCCAGCGTGGTGGTTTGGCTGCTGTTGCTGCAATCGATGTGTTCGTCGTCGTCGCGCTGGCGCAGCTGGATTGGCGTACTGCAGTTTGCCGCCAGTTGGCTGGTTTTCCCTCTGTTTAAGGCGATTCAGCTGGCAATGCCGCGCTCAATGGACGCCAGGCTGCTGGCGGGCGATCGTTGGCTATTCGGCAGCGGATTGACTGAACGGCTGCTGGGCTGGGAAAGGATCTGGTTAAGTGAGGTAATGAGCCTGTGCTACCTCTCATTCTATTTCATTATTCTGCTGCCGGTGCTGTTTTGCGCTTTCCGTCGCCATGAACTTGCCAGCCGTGGCTTCTTCTATGGTCTGATGCTGATGTATCTCTTTGGATTTATCGGCTATCTGCTGGTGCCTGCCGCCGGGCCTTATCTTGCCTTTCCGGACGTTTTTTCCTACCCGCCGCAAGGCGGCACGCTGACCGCGCTGCTGGTTTCGCTGGTGGCGAGTGGAGGAACGGGTATGGACGTTTTTCCCAGCCTGCACTGCGGCATTAGCCTCTATGTGTTTGGTTATCTGCTTTTACAGCGTCGCTATCTTTGCGCGCTGTTGCTGTCGCCGCTGGTGGCGGGGTTGATTCTGGCGACGCTCTATCTGCGCTATCACTACGGTATCGATCTGATTTTTGGTGCTCTGCTGGCGTTTTTGGTGCTGGTATGGCTGCGCCGCTGCGGCTTCTCCAGCCGTAACAACATGATAAGGAAAGCATAA
- a CDS encoding AbrB family transcriptional regulator — protein sequence MWISRSHFFQWMKLLALSGALSFVLFWFHLPAALLLGPMIAGITLSLRGAEIRVPRPFFIAAQAIIGCMIARSLTPSIFGVLLANWALVLLILFSTLAISALAGWLLVRYSALPGATGAWGSSPGGASAMVVMAQDYGADVRLVALMQYLRVLFVAGAAALVVRVALGGDAQGMTQQVIWFPSISWQLPLTLLLTAAAGWLGLRLRFPSGAMLCPMLLGALVQGEGWLVLELPEWLLALAYAAIGWSVGLKFNKQIFLLALKTLPQILASIIGLILLCALMAFGLTQVLPLDFMTAYLATSPGGLDTVAIIAAGTRADMSFIMAMQTLRLFTILLTGPAIARFISRYAERE from the coding sequence ATGTGGATTTCGCGTAGTCACTTCTTTCAGTGGATGAAATTGCTGGCGCTCTCCGGTGCGCTCTCCTTTGTTCTGTTCTGGTTTCATCTCCCCGCAGCGCTGCTGCTGGGGCCGATGATTGCCGGGATTACTCTTAGCCTTCGCGGCGCAGAAATTCGCGTACCCCGCCCGTTTTTTATTGCTGCCCAGGCGATTATTGGCTGCATGATTGCCCGCAGCCTCACGCCCTCGATCTTCGGCGTTCTGTTGGCAAACTGGGCACTGGTGCTGCTGATTCTTTTTTCCACGCTCGCCATTAGCGCGCTGGCGGGATGGTTGCTGGTGCGTTATAGCGCGTTACCTGGTGCCACCGGTGCGTGGGGAAGTTCGCCGGGCGGCGCGTCGGCTATGGTGGTTATGGCTCAGGATTACGGTGCCGATGTTCGGCTGGTGGCGTTAATGCAGTACCTGCGGGTGCTGTTCGTCGCCGGAGCCGCGGCGCTGGTCGTTCGCGTCGCCCTTGGTGGCGATGCCCAGGGGATGACTCAACAGGTTATCTGGTTCCCTTCGATAAGCTGGCAGCTTCCGCTCACGCTATTATTGACCGCGGCGGCAGGGTGGTTGGGTCTGCGGTTGCGATTTCCGTCGGGGGCGATGCTCTGTCCGATGTTGCTCGGCGCGCTGGTGCAGGGAGAGGGCTGGTTAGTACTCGAACTCCCTGAATGGCTGTTGGCGTTGGCCTATGCCGCCATTGGCTGGAGTGTTGGTCTAAAGTTTAATAAACAGATTTTCTTGCTGGCGCTGAAAACCTTACCGCAGATCCTGGCGTCGATTATTGGCTTGATTCTGTTGTGTGCGCTGATGGCTTTTGGGTTAACGCAGGTTCTGCCGCTGGATTTTATGACTGCTTACCTGGCAACCAGTCCCGGCGGGCTGGATACGGTGGCGATTATTGCTGCAGGTACGCGGGCGGATATGTCTTTTATTATGGCGATGCAGACGCTGCGTCTGTTCACCATCTTGCTGACCGGTCCGGCGATTGCGCGTTTTATCTCTCGTTATGCTGAGCGGGAATAA
- the ycjG gene encoding L-Ala-D/L-Glu epimerase — MRNLRVYEEAWPLHTPFVIARGSRSEAKVVVVEIEENGVRGVGECTPYPRYGESIASVMAQIMTIGEQIERGISREQIQNLLPPGAARNAVDCALWDWQARSAGKSIAQQSGVMLPNRVVTAQTVVIGTPEQMAASAAALWEKGATLLKVKLDDHLISERLIAIREAVPQATLIVDANEAWRSDGLAERCQLLADIGVAMLEQPLPAGDDAALENFIHPLPVCADESCHTRDSLAALRGRYEMVNIKLDKTGGLTEALLLAEEAERQGFARMLGCMLCTSRAISAALPLVPMARFADLDGPTWLAVDVEPALHFSTGVLHL, encoded by the coding sequence ATGCGAAATCTGCGAGTCTATGAAGAAGCCTGGCCGTTACATACTCCTTTTGTGATCGCCCGCGGCAGCCGCAGCGAGGCCAAAGTGGTGGTGGTGGAGATCGAAGAAAATGGCGTGAGAGGCGTGGGTGAATGCACGCCTTACCCCCGCTACGGCGAGAGCATTGCCTCGGTGATGGCGCAGATTATGACGATTGGCGAACAGATTGAACGCGGCATCTCGCGTGAACAGATCCAAAACCTGCTCCCCCCGGGAGCCGCGCGTAATGCCGTCGATTGTGCGCTCTGGGATTGGCAAGCGCGCAGTGCGGGGAAGAGTATTGCTCAGCAGTCAGGCGTCATGCTGCCTAACCGGGTGGTCACCGCGCAAACGGTGGTCATTGGTACGCCTGAGCAGATGGCAGCCAGCGCGGCGGCGCTGTGGGAGAAAGGGGCCACGTTGCTGAAAGTGAAGCTTGATGATCATCTGATTAGCGAACGGCTGATAGCAATTCGCGAAGCGGTGCCGCAGGCGACGTTAATTGTTGATGCTAACGAGGCATGGCGTAGCGATGGTCTGGCTGAGCGTTGTCAGCTTTTGGCGGATATCGGCGTGGCGATGCTGGAGCAGCCGCTACCGGCGGGGGACGATGCGGCGCTGGAGAATTTTATTCATCCGTTGCCTGTTTGTGCTGATGAAAGCTGCCATACCCGCGACAGCCTCGCGGCGTTACGTGGTCGCTACGAAATGGTCAATATTAAACTCGATAAGACCGGCGGCCTGACCGAAGCGTTGCTGTTGGCGGAGGAGGCGGAGCGACAGGGATTTGCACGGATGCTGGGCTGTATGTTGTGTACCTCGCGAGCCATTAGCGCCGCGTTGCCGCTGGTGCCGATGGCCCGTTTTGCCGATCTTGATGGCCCAACCTGGCTGGCGGTCGATGTTGAGCCGGCGCTGCATTTCAGCACCGGCGTACTTCATCTTTGA
- the tpx gene encoding thiol peroxidase has product MSQTVHFQGNPVSVQGAIPQAGAKAQPFTLVAKDLSDVALSQFAGSRKVLNIFPSIDTGVCAASVRKFNQLASELDNTVVLCISADLPFAQSRFCGAEGLNNVVTLSTLRGAQFLTDYGVAISAGPLAGLAARAVVVIDENDQVVYSQLVNEITEEPDYDAALAALKA; this is encoded by the coding sequence ATGTCACAAACCGTGCATTTCCAGGGCAACCCCGTTTCTGTTCAAGGCGCCATTCCGCAGGCAGGCGCTAAAGCGCAGCCGTTTACGCTGGTCGCCAAAGATCTCTCTGACGTCGCGCTAAGCCAGTTCGCAGGCTCCCGTAAAGTGCTGAACATTTTCCCGAGCATCGATACCGGCGTTTGCGCGGCATCGGTACGTAAATTTAACCAACTGGCGTCTGAACTGGACAACACCGTGGTGCTGTGCATTTCCGCCGACCTGCCGTTCGCCCAGTCTCGCTTCTGCGGCGCTGAAGGCCTGAACAACGTTGTCACGCTGTCCACCCTGCGCGGCGCGCAGTTCCTGACCGACTATGGTGTGGCCATCTCCGCAGGCCCGCTGGCCGGTCTGGCGGCACGCGCTGTAGTCGTCATTGATGAAAACGACCAGGTTGTTTACAGCCAACTGGTGAATGAAATCACCGAAGAGCCGGACTACGACGCCGCTCTGGCCGCGCTGAAAGCGTAA